In a genomic window of Pseudoglutamicibacter albus:
- a CDS encoding ribose-phosphate diphosphokinase: protein MSELSYNVDKKLVLASGRAHPELAQQIADELKTELAPVSAYDFANGEIYVRPGDSVRGKECFVIQSHPFPMNNWLMEQLIMIDALKRASARRITVVSPFYPYARQDKKGRGREPITARLVADLYKTAGADRIMSVDLHTSQIQGFFDGPVDHLMAIPLLADYIRTRVGNEPLTIVSPDTGRVRVAEMWAERLGHAPLAFVHKTRDLTVPNKAESKTVVGEVKDRVCILIDDMIDTGGTISGAVSVLKNAGAKDVIIAATHPVFSDPAAQRLSESGAREIVVTNTLPVPASKRFHNLTVLSIAPLLARAIKEVFEDGSVTSLFDGRA, encoded by the coding sequence ATGTCTGAACTGAGCTACAACGTAGACAAAAAACTGGTCTTGGCTTCCGGCCGAGCCCACCCAGAGCTGGCACAACAGATCGCCGACGAGCTCAAAACCGAGCTCGCCCCAGTTTCCGCATATGACTTCGCTAACGGTGAGATCTATGTCCGCCCCGGGGATTCCGTCCGCGGTAAAGAATGCTTCGTCATCCAGTCCCATCCGTTCCCGATGAACAACTGGCTCATGGAGCAGCTGATCATGATCGATGCGCTCAAGCGCGCCTCAGCCCGCCGCATCACCGTGGTCTCGCCGTTCTACCCGTACGCTCGCCAGGACAAGAAGGGCCGCGGCCGCGAGCCGATCACCGCGCGCCTGGTCGCTGACCTTTATAAGACCGCTGGCGCTGACCGTATCATGTCCGTGGACCTGCACACCTCGCAGATCCAGGGTTTCTTCGATGGCCCGGTCGATCACCTCATGGCGATCCCGTTGCTCGCTGACTACATCCGCACCCGTGTAGGTAACGAACCGCTCACGATCGTCTCCCCGGACACCGGCCGTGTGCGTGTGGCTGAAATGTGGGCTGAACGCCTCGGCCACGCGCCGCTGGCATTCGTGCACAAGACCCGTGACCTCACCGTGCCGAACAAGGCCGAATCAAAGACCGTGGTCGGCGAGGTTAAGGATCGCGTCTGCATCCTGATCGACGACATGATCGACACCGGCGGCACCATCTCCGGCGCGGTTTCGGTACTGAAGAACGCTGGTGCTAAAGACGTCATCATCGCGGCAACGCACCCGGTCTTCTCAGATCCGGCAGCGCAGCGTTTGAGCGAATCCGGTGCGCGCGAAATCGTTGTGACCAACACGTTGCCTGTTCCAGCTTCGAAGCGTTTCCACAACCTCACGGTGCTCTCGATCGCCCCACTGCTGGCGCGCGCGATCAAGGAAGTCTTCGAAGACGGCTCCGTCACGAGCCTGTTCGACGGCCGCGCCTAA
- a CDS encoding 50S ribosomal protein L25/general stress protein Ctc, which translates to MQKFESLDVEVREDFGKGSARRARRDGQIPAVVYGHGSEPEHLLLPSHQTTLAVRQPNAILSLKVAGDERLVMVKDIQRHPLRQTVDHLDLLIVKRGEKVSVDVFLDYQGEVAPGLAATLDIQEVTVLAEALNIPDTLVVNIDGREEGSVLASEIELPEGVELEIEEDTVIATIAEPQEVELPEDEEAEEGEEAAEAPAEEKSEEDSE; encoded by the coding sequence ATGCAGAAATTCGAATCCCTTGACGTAGAGGTCCGCGAAGACTTCGGTAAGGGTTCGGCACGGCGCGCACGCCGCGACGGCCAGATCCCAGCTGTTGTTTACGGCCACGGCTCCGAGCCAGAGCACCTGCTGCTCCCATCGCACCAGACCACCCTGGCTGTCCGCCAGCCGAACGCTATTCTGTCCCTCAAGGTCGCAGGCGATGAGCGCCTCGTCATGGTGAAGGACATCCAGCGCCACCCACTGCGCCAGACCGTTGATCACCTCGACCTGCTGATCGTCAAGCGCGGCGAGAAGGTCTCCGTCGATGTCTTCCTCGACTACCAGGGCGAGGTCGCCCCAGGTCTGGCAGCAACCCTCGACATCCAGGAAGTCACCGTCCTGGCAGAGGCACTCAACATTCCAGACACCCTGGTTGTCAACATCGATGGCCGCGAAGAAGGCTCCGTCCTCGCATCCGAGATTGAACTGCCTGAAGGCGTTGAGCTCGAGATCGAAGAAGACACTGTCATCGCGACGATCGCTGAGCCACAGGAAGTCGAGCTTCCAGAGGACGAGGAAGCAGAAGAAGGCGAAGAAGCTGCCGAGGCTCCAGCGGAAGAGAAGTCCGAGGAAGACAGCGAGTAA
- a CDS encoding alkaline phosphatase has product MKAPRTTAIATATAGLAFASFFTAMPAHATATAEEAPATGGPKNVIVLIGDGMGYNHIDNLNAYTKNQVHWQVETGPDHKVMPYGGNTKPTEGWQAWEHTGMSTHWVDGPAYDTSQAWTKFDWVKDNPTDSAAAGTAMATGVKTYNAGIGVDPNKKVVENLSERAKSLGKSAGVVSSVPFSHATPAAYSAHNQTRQDYHGIAEEQVNGNMDVVMGAGHPFFDDDNKKLATPNYKYIGADTYKKLESGDSDFTFVTNNQDFSNLTKGETPERVFGIAEVGSTLQQSRAEGKAKNEVIDLRTMTDGALNVLDNNDNGFFLMVEGGAIDWAGHANQTDRDIEEVQDFDKAVDGVIDWVETNSSWDETLVIVTADHETGYLSGKPEGKFAPMLPQGTNKAAEQSWNSGEHTNQLAPFFFKGANAADVKALATKTDTVRGSYMDNTDVAKWLLNTAWVAKDVPPSEEPTAAPTEEPTAEPTDAPTETPSEDPTETPSEQPTETPSEEQPTEKPSEDSSETPTEAPSTAPTEAPTDAPSQPEGEGGAGSEGGNQNDAQGPTTGGELANTGVNAELMWGAGIATLLVVGGVTLLVVKRARRADATK; this is encoded by the coding sequence GTGAAAGCACCTCGCACCACCGCGATTGCAACCGCAACAGCGGGTCTTGCATTCGCATCGTTCTTCACCGCAATGCCAGCCCACGCGACAGCGACGGCTGAAGAAGCCCCAGCTACGGGCGGGCCAAAGAACGTCATCGTACTGATCGGTGACGGCATGGGCTACAACCACATCGACAACCTCAACGCCTACACCAAGAACCAGGTGCACTGGCAGGTAGAAACCGGTCCAGACCACAAGGTCATGCCATACGGCGGCAACACCAAGCCAACCGAAGGCTGGCAGGCCTGGGAACACACCGGAATGTCCACCCACTGGGTCGATGGCCCGGCATATGACACCTCGCAAGCCTGGACCAAATTCGACTGGGTCAAAGACAACCCAACCGACTCCGCAGCAGCCGGCACCGCCATGGCTACCGGCGTGAAGACCTATAACGCCGGCATCGGTGTTGACCCAAACAAGAAGGTCGTAGAGAACCTCAGCGAACGCGCCAAGTCCCTCGGTAAATCTGCAGGCGTCGTTTCCAGCGTTCCCTTCTCGCACGCAACCCCAGCCGCCTACTCCGCCCACAACCAGACCCGCCAGGACTACCACGGCATCGCTGAAGAGCAGGTCAACGGCAACATGGACGTAGTGATGGGTGCAGGCCACCCATTCTTCGACGACGATAACAAGAAGCTCGCCACCCCGAACTACAAGTACATCGGCGCAGATACCTACAAGAAGCTCGAGTCTGGTGACAGCGACTTCACGTTCGTGACCAACAACCAGGACTTCTCTAACCTCACCAAGGGCGAGACCCCAGAGCGCGTATTCGGTATCGCTGAGGTAGGTAGCACCCTGCAGCAGAGCCGCGCCGAAGGCAAGGCAAAGAACGAGGTCATCGACCTGCGCACCATGACTGACGGCGCACTCAACGTCCTCGACAACAACGACAACGGCTTCTTCCTGATGGTCGAAGGCGGCGCAATCGACTGGGCAGGCCACGCCAACCAGACCGACCGCGACATCGAAGAAGTCCAGGACTTCGACAAGGCCGTCGACGGCGTCATCGACTGGGTTGAAACCAACTCCAGCTGGGATGAAACCCTCGTCATCGTCACCGCAGACCACGAGACCGGTTACCTCTCGGGCAAGCCAGAAGGCAAGTTCGCGCCAATGCTCCCGCAGGGCACCAACAAGGCTGCAGAGCAGAGCTGGAACAGTGGTGAACACACCAACCAGCTCGCACCATTCTTCTTCAAGGGCGCAAACGCTGCCGACGTGAAGGCGCTGGCAACCAAGACTGACACGGTCCGCGGCTCCTACATGGACAACACCGATGTAGCTAAGTGGCTGTTGAACACCGCCTGGGTAGCTAAAGACGTTCCACCAAGCGAGGAACCGACCGCGGCTCCAACTGAGGAACCGACCGCGGAACCGACGGACGCGCCAACGGAGACCCCGAGCGAGGATCCAACCGAGACTCCATCTGAGCAGCCAACGGAGACCCCGAGCGAGGAACAGCCAACTGAGAAGCCTTCTGAGGACTCGAGCGAGACTCCAACCGAGGCACCGTCCACGGCACCAACTGAAGCACCAACCGACGCCCCTTCCCAGCCTGAAGGCGAGGGTGGCGCAGGCTCCGAGGGCGGCAACCAGAACGATGCGCAGGGTCCAACGACCGGCGGCGAGCTAGCCAACACCGGTGTCAACGCTGAACTCATGTGGGGTGCAGGCATCGCGACCCTGCTGGTAGTCGGTGGCGTGACGCTGCTGGTAGTCAAGCGTGCACGCCGCGCTGACGCCACCAAGTAA
- the pth gene encoding aminoacyl-tRNA hydrolase → MASDMFLIAGLGNTGVRYAKNRHNIGFMVADELAGRIGGTFKAASAQRCMLLEGRLGIGGPRVALIKPTTLMNRVGGAVSSVAKYFGIPASNVIAIHDEIELGFDTTQPRLGGSEAGHNGLRDITKALGTRQYWRIRVGVGRPPGRQQVADYVLSDFSAQERRTLPITLSDAADEVEKLIVTL, encoded by the coding sequence ATGGCATCTGACATGTTCCTCATCGCTGGCCTGGGCAATACAGGCGTCCGCTACGCGAAAAATCGACACAACATCGGCTTCATGGTTGCTGATGAACTCGCCGGCCGCATCGGCGGCACGTTCAAGGCGGCCTCCGCGCAACGGTGCATGCTGCTTGAAGGACGGCTGGGAATAGGAGGGCCGCGGGTTGCGCTCATCAAGCCCACAACGCTCATGAACCGTGTAGGTGGTGCTGTCTCCAGTGTCGCGAAATACTTCGGGATACCGGCATCCAACGTGATCGCAATCCACGACGAGATCGAACTGGGCTTTGACACGACCCAGCCGCGGCTCGGTGGCTCGGAAGCCGGGCACAACGGCTTACGCGACATCACTAAGGCGTTGGGGACCCGGCAGTATTGGCGCATCCGTGTAGGCGTGGGGCGGCCCCCGGGTAGGCAACAGGTCGCCGACTATGTGCTCTCCGACTTCTCCGCGCAAGAGCGAAGAACGTTGCCGATAACCCTCTCAGACGCTGCAGACGAGGTAGAGAAACTGATCGTTACTCTCTGA
- the nhaA gene encoding Na+/H+ antiporter NhaA, with amino-acid sequence METRTQESSLKQPENNDAAADALEATENLETGNAQDDSQDIDGQQHNDEENKPRLLSKPREDTVAIQHPEDGHVYHVPFDDLTHFQTPPARAGQSKFSHRIGNILRSDSIGGILLIIAAIAAVTVANTPLQDWYYGVRDSHFVLPLGFTTIDMSIGHWASDGLLAVFFFVVGLELKTEFVSGGLRNFKHAIPPMAAAIGGVAVPALIYLLVNIGQPASTVHGWAIPAATDIAFAVAVLAVVGAWLPTPAKLFLLTLAVVDDLIAIIIIAVFYSSDISLVWLGLSLVPIAIYGTLAQLFPNFFRRQNWAPWVILLGLGFLAWVFMLNSGIHATIAGVLLGFTVPAKIKKGHRGIPLTEVLAHRVGPFSTGIAVPIFAFFAAGVTIAGMDAFKTAMADTVVWGIILGLVVGKPLGIMGATWLVTRTPAAELDPRIKWGDLLGVTMVAGIGFTVALLVAELSFGTDSLHGEDAKVAILLASVLAAVLASIWLAPRNRRYKMQAQQETAQERSHVKY; translated from the coding sequence ATGGAAACACGTACGCAGGAGAGTTCCTTGAAGCAACCAGAAAACAACGATGCCGCAGCTGATGCGCTAGAGGCTACAGAGAACCTGGAAACAGGTAATGCCCAGGACGACAGCCAGGACATTGACGGCCAGCAGCACAACGACGAGGAGAATAAGCCTCGTTTGCTGTCTAAGCCGCGCGAAGACACGGTTGCTATCCAGCATCCCGAGGACGGCCACGTCTATCACGTCCCCTTCGATGACCTGACGCACTTCCAGACTCCCCCGGCTCGTGCCGGTCAATCCAAGTTCAGCCACCGGATCGGCAACATCCTCCGCTCGGATTCGATCGGCGGCATTTTGCTCATCATCGCCGCCATCGCGGCAGTCACGGTGGCTAACACCCCGCTACAGGACTGGTACTACGGTGTACGCGATTCCCATTTCGTGTTGCCGCTAGGTTTCACCACGATCGACATGTCGATCGGCCATTGGGCCTCCGATGGCCTGCTCGCCGTGTTCTTCTTCGTGGTCGGTCTTGAACTGAAAACAGAGTTCGTCTCTGGCGGGCTACGTAACTTCAAGCACGCTATCCCGCCGATGGCTGCCGCCATCGGCGGGGTCGCGGTGCCCGCGCTCATCTACCTGCTGGTCAACATCGGCCAGCCCGCATCCACGGTGCACGGTTGGGCCATCCCGGCGGCAACCGACATCGCGTTCGCTGTCGCGGTGCTTGCCGTAGTCGGTGCGTGGCTTCCAACCCCGGCCAAGCTGTTCCTGCTCACGCTTGCGGTGGTTGATGACCTGATCGCGATCATCATTATCGCGGTCTTCTACTCCTCCGATATTTCGCTTGTGTGGCTCGGGCTCTCGCTCGTGCCGATCGCTATCTACGGCACGCTCGCGCAACTGTTCCCTAACTTCTTCCGCCGCCAGAACTGGGCCCCGTGGGTCATCCTGCTGGGCCTTGGGTTCCTCGCGTGGGTCTTCATGTTGAACTCCGGGATCCACGCGACCATCGCGGGTGTTCTGCTCGGCTTCACGGTGCCTGCCAAGATCAAGAAGGGGCATCGAGGCATCCCACTCACCGAGGTACTCGCCCACCGTGTTGGCCCGTTCTCGACCGGGATTGCGGTGCCGATCTTCGCGTTCTTCGCAGCGGGTGTGACCATCGCGGGCATGGACGCTTTCAAGACCGCGATGGCTGACACCGTGGTGTGGGGCATCATCCTTGGCCTCGTGGTCGGTAAGCCTCTGGGCATCATGGGTGCTACATGGCTCGTCACTCGCACTCCAGCCGCCGAACTGGATCCGAGGATCAAGTGGGGCGATCTGCTGGGGGTCACGATGGTTGCCGGCATCGGCTTCACGGTCGCTCTGCTCGTCGCTGAGCTCTCTTTCGGCACCGACTCCCTGCACGGTGAGGACGCGAAGGTCGCGATCCTCCTGGCCTCCGTTCTGGCGGCCGTGCTCGCGAGCATCTGGCTCGCCCCACGTAACCGCCGCTACAAGATGCAGGCGCAACAAGAGACGGCTCAGGAACGCAGCCACGTCAAGTACTGA
- a CDS encoding DUF2505 domain-containing protein, with protein sequence MALSSSTNINASIPEVIEATAAREVAESLAARAQGELVDHSVSGDAASPTVTMTVSISGERLPSFLSSIIKNGLKVTITEDWKYTSGADQAEAELSAQVGGVPVSFSGTETLKAQGDATEMSFTGDVKSGIPLLGSKIAKHAEPMVERILSARAEAISAQIAK encoded by the coding sequence ATGGCTTTGTCCTCCTCCACAAACATCAACGCTTCGATCCCAGAGGTTATCGAGGCAACCGCGGCCCGCGAAGTAGCCGAATCCTTGGCAGCGCGCGCCCAGGGCGAGCTCGTTGATCACAGCGTCAGCGGTGACGCCGCATCCCCAACCGTGACCATGACCGTGTCCATCTCGGGCGAGCGCCTGCCAAGCTTCCTCTCGAGCATCATCAAGAACGGCTTGAAGGTCACCATCACCGAAGACTGGAAGTACACGTCCGGCGCTGATCAGGCTGAAGCTGAGCTCTCCGCACAGGTCGGTGGCGTCCCGGTTTCCTTCTCCGGCACCGAAACCCTCAAGGCCCAGGGCGATGCCACCGAGATGAGCTTCACCGGTGATGTCAAGAGCGGCATCCCACTGCTCGGCTCGAAGATCGCTAAGCACGCTGAACCAATGGTCGAGCGCATCCTCTCGGCCCGCGCCGAGGCCATCAGCGCACAGATCGCAAAATAA
- the mfd gene encoding transcription-repair coupling factor: MSLNGLLTALSKDSAFERIRVSAERGPDAGDEKEIAAPEGMRPPLVAQIAQALPQPADAAEGAARAVTVVVTATGRAAGDLVDALGSYMPHGAVEEFPAWETLPHERLSPKSDTVGRRLNVLRRLHVRDEALKVVVMPVRSLIQPIVDGLGALEPVELVRGAEQDFDAVVEALAAAAYSRVDMVANRGEFAVRGGIIDVFPPTQEHPVRVDFFGDEIEEITYFSVADQRSMMGEDASLERVECPPCREMLVDSGVRERARGLADSMPGARDMLEKIAAGLSVEGMESLAPLLAEKMVPLSSVFGPGSVVIVADPERVSGRAADLLATNAEFLEASWSSAAMGAEAPVDISQVTGGSTHDAAAAGFQTLAQVRSEVLDAGLAWWTMTALGADEELVQEGLTVRIPAREPAAWRGDVAQMLQYVGGRIRDEWSVVVVTDGAGPANRLVELFADADIAVNRVESIDEEPRAGVIQVTQALAGNGFVLDGLKLAFLTEADVLGRASSAVARSTKKLASRRRHAVDPLTLEEGDYVVHDQHGIGRFKEMQQRKTAGAVREYLVIEYAPSKRGAPGDRLFVPTDQLDQITRYVGGDQPTLSKMGGSDWSQTKSKARRAVREIAGELVKLYSARMASRGHAFAPDTPWQAELEAAFPYVETPDQLTTIDEVKKDMESEVPMDRLISGDVGFGKTEVAVRAAFKAIQDGKQVAVLVPTTLLARQHFETFTERFAGFPVAVRALSRFQTAKESKETIAGLADGTVDVVIGTHRLLSNQVQFKDLGLIVVDEEQRFGVEHKEQLKKLRTNVDVLAMSATPIPRTLEMSLSGIRETSTLATPPEERHPVLTYVGPYTDKQVVAAIRRELMREGQVFYVHNRVSSIDKVAGQLAELVPEARIAVAHGRMSESRLEQIMVDFWEGRYDVLVSTTIIETGLDIANANTLIVDRANIYGLSQLHQLRGRVGRGRDRAYAYFLWDPERPLGEVALERLKAVAAHNELGSGHQLAMKDLELRGAGNLLGGEQSGHIQGVGFDLYIRLVGEAVAAFKGDTDATAKEMKIELPLNAHFPETYVPSERLRLEAYRKLAQATEPATVDAVVEELQDRYGELPEAAQLLVSVARVRIVARSVNINEIQAQGNYIRFAPDNIAESRVMRMKRLYPGAMHKPALKAILVPFPKGKGIGAQRLADQELLDWVETFLTSVFGES, encoded by the coding sequence ATGTCCCTGAACGGTCTGCTCACCGCGCTATCGAAGGATTCTGCCTTTGAGCGGATTCGGGTTTCTGCCGAGCGTGGACCGGATGCTGGGGACGAAAAAGAGATCGCGGCACCTGAAGGCATGCGGCCGCCGTTGGTCGCGCAGATCGCCCAGGCTTTGCCGCAGCCAGCCGATGCCGCAGAAGGGGCGGCTCGCGCTGTGACGGTCGTGGTGACGGCCACAGGCCGTGCGGCGGGGGACCTGGTCGATGCGTTGGGTAGCTATATGCCTCACGGTGCGGTTGAGGAGTTCCCGGCGTGGGAGACGCTGCCGCACGAGCGGCTTTCCCCGAAGTCGGATACGGTGGGCCGCCGTTTGAATGTTTTGCGGCGGCTTCATGTTCGTGATGAAGCTCTCAAAGTTGTTGTGATGCCGGTGCGCTCGCTGATCCAGCCGATCGTGGATGGGCTGGGCGCGTTGGAGCCGGTTGAGCTGGTGCGCGGAGCTGAACAGGATTTCGATGCGGTGGTTGAGGCGCTCGCGGCCGCCGCGTATTCGCGCGTGGATATGGTGGCCAACCGCGGTGAGTTCGCGGTGCGTGGCGGGATTATTGACGTGTTCCCGCCAACTCAAGAGCATCCGGTGCGTGTGGATTTCTTTGGTGACGAGATCGAGGAGATCACGTATTTCTCGGTTGCTGATCAGCGTTCCATGATGGGAGAGGACGCATCCCTGGAGCGGGTTGAGTGCCCTCCGTGCCGTGAAATGTTGGTGGATTCCGGGGTGCGTGAGCGTGCCCGGGGGCTTGCGGATTCGATGCCGGGTGCCCGGGACATGCTTGAGAAGATCGCTGCCGGGCTCAGCGTTGAGGGCATGGAGTCTTTGGCGCCTTTGCTTGCCGAGAAGATGGTTCCGTTGTCTTCAGTCTTCGGGCCAGGCTCGGTGGTGATTGTTGCCGATCCGGAGCGGGTTTCTGGGCGTGCGGCGGATCTGCTGGCCACGAACGCAGAGTTCTTGGAAGCCTCGTGGTCTTCTGCCGCGATGGGTGCCGAAGCACCGGTTGATATATCGCAGGTCACGGGTGGATCAACCCACGATGCGGCGGCCGCCGGTTTCCAGACGCTCGCTCAAGTCCGGTCCGAGGTCTTAGACGCAGGGCTTGCGTGGTGGACTATGACTGCGCTCGGCGCAGATGAGGAGCTGGTCCAGGAGGGGCTGACAGTTCGGATCCCGGCCCGCGAGCCTGCCGCGTGGCGGGGGGATGTCGCCCAGATGCTTCAATACGTGGGCGGCCGGATCCGTGACGAATGGTCAGTTGTGGTGGTCACCGACGGCGCCGGGCCTGCCAACCGTCTGGTTGAGTTGTTCGCTGACGCCGATATCGCCGTCAACCGCGTCGAATCGATCGATGAAGAACCCCGGGCCGGGGTGATTCAGGTGACCCAAGCGCTCGCCGGCAACGGTTTCGTTCTCGATGGCCTCAAGCTCGCGTTCCTCACCGAAGCCGATGTTCTGGGCCGGGCAAGCTCGGCAGTGGCACGCTCCACGAAAAAGCTTGCCTCGCGTCGGCGGCACGCTGTTGACCCGTTGACCCTTGAAGAAGGCGACTATGTTGTCCACGACCAGCACGGCATCGGGCGCTTCAAGGAAATGCAGCAGCGTAAGACCGCAGGCGCGGTGCGTGAATATTTGGTGATCGAGTACGCGCCGTCTAAGCGCGGGGCGCCGGGGGACCGGTTGTTTGTCCCGACGGATCAGCTGGATCAGATCACCCGTTATGTGGGTGGGGATCAGCCGACGCTGTCGAAGATGGGTGGTTCGGACTGGTCGCAGACGAAGTCGAAGGCGCGGCGCGCGGTCCGGGAGATCGCCGGTGAGCTGGTGAAACTGTATTCGGCGCGGATGGCTTCCCGCGGGCACGCGTTCGCCCCGGACACTCCGTGGCAGGCCGAACTTGAGGCAGCGTTTCCGTACGTTGAGACTCCGGATCAGTTGACCACGATCGATGAGGTCAAAAAAGACATGGAGTCCGAGGTCCCGATGGACCGTCTGATCTCAGGTGATGTGGGTTTCGGTAAGACCGAGGTTGCTGTGCGGGCCGCGTTCAAGGCGATCCAGGACGGCAAGCAGGTTGCGGTTCTGGTTCCGACCACGCTGCTTGCCCGCCAGCATTTTGAGACGTTCACCGAGCGTTTCGCGGGCTTCCCGGTTGCTGTGCGGGCGCTCTCGCGTTTCCAGACCGCTAAGGAGTCGAAAGAGACGATTGCCGGGCTTGCCGATGGCACGGTCGATGTGGTGATCGGCACGCACCGGTTGCTCTCGAACCAGGTTCAGTTCAAGGATCTGGGCCTCATTGTGGTGGACGAGGAACAGCGTTTCGGCGTCGAACATAAGGAGCAGTTGAAGAAGCTGCGCACCAACGTGGATGTCTTGGCGATGTCTGCAACCCCGATTCCACGCACGCTGGAGATGTCGCTGTCCGGGATCCGTGAGACCTCGACCCTGGCGACCCCGCCGGAGGAGCGGCACCCGGTTTTGACGTATGTGGGCCCGTACACGGATAAGCAGGTGGTGGCAGCGATTCGGCGTGAGCTGATGCGTGAGGGCCAGGTTTTCTATGTGCATAACCGGGTGTCCTCGATCGATAAGGTTGCCGGTCAGCTCGCCGAGCTGGTCCCGGAAGCGCGGATCGCTGTGGCGCACGGCCGGATGTCGGAGAGCCGGCTTGAGCAGATCATGGTGGATTTCTGGGAGGGCCGTTATGACGTGCTCGTGTCCACGACCATCATCGAAACCGGCCTGGATATCGCGAACGCGAACACTCTGATTGTGGATCGCGCGAACATCTATGGCCTGTCCCAGCTGCATCAGTTGCGTGGGCGTGTGGGCCGTGGCCGTGACCGTGCGTACGCGTATTTCTTGTGGGATCCGGAGCGTCCTTTGGGTGAGGTTGCGCTTGAGCGCCTCAAAGCGGTTGCAGCCCATAACGAGCTGGGTTCGGGGCACCAGTTGGCGATGAAGGACCTCGAGTTGCGCGGCGCAGGCAACCTTCTGGGTGGCGAGCAGTCCGGCCACATCCAAGGTGTCGGTTTTGACTTGTATATCCGCCTGGTGGGTGAGGCCGTGGCCGCGTTCAAGGGCGATACGGACGCTACGGCCAAGGAAATGAAGATCGAGCTTCCGTTGAACGCTCACTTCCCGGAAACCTATGTTCCGAGTGAACGCTTGCGCTTGGAGGCGTACCGGAAGCTGGCGCAGGCAACTGAGCCTGCAACGGTCGATGCGGTGGTTGAGGAGCTGCAGGACCGTTACGGTGAACTCCCGGAGGCCGCGCAGCTGCTGGTTTCGGTTGCGCGGGTGCGTATTGTGGCGCGTTCGGTGAACATCAACGAGATCCAGGCTCAAGGTAACTACATCCGGTTCGCTCCGGATAACATCGCTGAATCGCGTGTGATGCGGATGAAGCGCCTCTATCCGGGGGCGATGCATAAGCCTGCGTTGAAGGCGATCCTGGTTCCGTTCCCCAAGGGGAAAGGGATCGGTGCGCAACGGCTCGCCGACCAAGAGCTACTCGACTGGGTCGAGACGTTCCTGACGTCCGTGTTCGGGGAATCCTAG